Proteins from a single region of Elusimicrobiota bacterium:
- a CDS encoding GNAT family N-acetyltransferase: MDELKLVRLDRRHLGEFERLLSGREFGGCFCSHWLVPFTEWDARYRERKAESFEDVRRRVQEGGHVGYLVLRENDGAVVGWTGAGPKTAFPAMKERPGSRLGPCEDSIWAVGCMAIAFAYRGLGYAPEIVRLVVVEARKAGAKAVEATPLEANEDGGAFRLGKALYERHGFAQTGREEVDGRAVLRMEKVLS, encoded by the coding sequence ATGGATGAATTGAAGCTCGTGCGTCTCGACCGCCGTCACCTCGGGGAGTTCGAACGCCTGCTCTCCGGCCGCGAGTTCGGCGGCTGCTTCTGCTCGCACTGGCTCGTCCCCTTCACCGAATGGGACGCCCGCTATCGCGAGCGCAAGGCGGAGAGTTTCGAGGACGTCCGCCGGCGCGTCCAGGAGGGCGGCCACGTGGGCTACCTCGTGCTGCGCGAGAACGACGGGGCCGTCGTGGGCTGGACGGGCGCGGGCCCCAAGACCGCGTTCCCCGCGATGAAGGAGCGCCCCGGCAGCCGCCTGGGCCCCTGCGAGGACTCCATCTGGGCCGTGGGCTGCATGGCGATCGCCTTCGCCTACCGGGGACTGGGCTACGCGCCCGAGATCGTCCGCCTCGTCGTCGTAGAGGCGCGCAAGGCCGGCGCGAAGGCCGTCGAGGCCACCCCGCTCGAGGCCAACGAGGACGGCGGCGCGTTCCGCCTCGGCAAGGCGCTCTACGAGCGCCATGGCTTCGCGCAGACCGGGCGCGAGGAAGTCGACGGGCGCGCGGTGCTGCGCATGGAGAAGGTCCTTTCCTGA